The DNA region GCCGCATCTGGCGCATCACTTACAAGAATCGTCCGCTGGCCAAGCCGCCGCAGATCGCGGGAGCCTCGATCGGCGCACTGTTGGACCTGTTGAAGTCGTACGAAGATCGCACGCTGTATCGCGTGCGTCGCGAGCTGCGCACGCGTGACAGCGACCAGGTGATGGCCGAACTCGACAAATGGGTTGCCGCGCTCGATCCCAAGGATCCCGAGCTGCAGCATCATCTGCTCGAAGCGTTGTGGGTGCATCAGCAGCACGACGCCGTGGACACCGCTCTTTTGAAGAAAGTGTTGCGCTCGCCCGAACCGCGAGCCCGGGCGGCCGCCACGCGGGTGCTCTGCTACTGGCGCGATCGGGTTGAAGAACCGCTCGAGCTGTTGCGAGTCCAGGCGAACGACGAGAATCCACGCGTCCGGCTCGAAGCAGTTCGAGCAGCCAGTTTCTTCCACGATCCGAAGGCCACGGAAGTGGCGCTCGAGTCGCTCGCTCATCCGCAGGACGGCTACCTGGAATACACGCTGAAAGAGACGCTCGACACGCTCGAGCGTCGCGCGAAGCAGGCCGAAACCAACGGCAGCGCGCAGGCGGGGCAGTGATTCGGATGAGTCGATTGCCTTCCGTTCTATGGTTCGCAGTTGCACTGGGCAGCGCGATGCTTGTCGCGCCGTCGCCGTCTCGCGGACAGGATGCCGGTGCGATGGTGCGATTGCTGAAAAGCGGTCGGCTGCCGCCCGAGCGCGTCGGCAGCGTGTTGAAGCTGGTCTGCGACCGCGGCAACGAGCAAGACCTGGCGTATGTCTATGAGCAGGCCGCGAAGCCGGATGGGCTCTCGGCGGAACTGCGGCGTCAGGCGCTCGAAGGGCTTGCCACGGCGGCGCAAACGCGCAAGTTGAAGCCGCCGGTAGCCGCCGAAGGACTGTTGCAACTGATGAACGATCGCGATCCGGCCACGGCGCGGGCCGCCGTGCGACTGGCCGCGGCCTGGCAATTGCCGGGTTTGGCTGCGCCGCTGTCGGCGCGGCTGCTGGATGCGCAGACCACGGATGAATCGCGCCGGCTGGCACTCGAAGCGCTATTGGCGATCGGTGGTCAGCCCGCCCGCGACACGGCCGACAAATTGCTCGCCGCTGACAATCCTCGTCTGCGGGCTTACGGTGTAGCACTGTTGGCGGGCATTGATTTACCGGCGGCGGCCACGGACGCAGCGAAGCTGCTGGAAGACCCGAAGACCGGCGCCAACGTAGATGTGCTCGTCGACGCGCTATTGGACCGGCAGGGAGGGACCGAAAAGTTGGCCGCGGCCTTGGCCACGACGCAACTGCCGACCGATAACGCCAAGCTCGCTTTGCGGCACATGTATCTGGCGGGCCGCAGCGATCCGCAATTGGCCGACGTCTTGAGCAAGGCCGCTGGGCTTGATATCGAAAAGCCGCCCCCGACGCTCGACGAACTGAAAGTCATGGCGGCCGAAGTCCTCGCCAAGGGGAACGCCGCGCGGGGCGAGGCCATCTTTCGCCGTGCCGATCTGGGCTGCATGAAATGCCACTCCGTGAGCGGCGCCGGAGGGGACGTGGGACCGGACCTCAGTCCGGTGGGGGCGACCGGGCCGGTGGATTACGTGATCACGTCGATTCTGCATCCCGATCTGAGCATCAAGGAAAGCTTTCTCACACGCAACTTCATTACCTCGGACGGCATGTTCCACCAGGGCATCGTCGTCGATCGAGATGATAATCGTGTCATTGTCAAAGATGCCACCGGACGCCGCGTCACGATCCCCGCGGCCGACATCGACGAGGAATCGGAGGGCAAATCGCTGATGCCCAAGGGGCTGGCCGCGTTCCTGACGCATACCGAGTTCATGGACCTGGTCCGCTTCGTGGGCGAGTTGGGCAGGGCCGGCCCTTACGCCGTGCGCTCGCAGCCTACGATTCAACGTTGGCGCTATTTGAACGAAACGCCGCCGGCGTTGGCTGCCGGCGTCCCCGACGCGAACGTCTTTGCCGCGCGTATCGCCGGCGCCGAGCCAACCGCCTGGCTGCCCGCCTACGGACGCGTCGATGGCACGCTACCACTTGCGGAGTTGACGACCGACGCGCGGAAGGTACTTTATTTGAGCGCTAACGTCGATGTCACCGAGCCAGGAGACGTGGAGATCAAGCTCAACGATCCACGCGGCATAGCGGTGTGGATCGATGGCAGCCCCCTGCCGGCCGACGGTTCGCAAAAAGCGACTCTCGCCCGGGGGCCGCACACGATCGTGCTGCGGGTCGATACGGCCGAGCGCGGCGCGAAAGACCTGCGGGCCGTGGTCGACAAGCCGGCCGGTTCGACGGCCGCTTACACCGTGGTCGGCGGGCCGTAAGGCGACCGCCCAGTCCGCGAATGTAAATCTTATTAGCGAATCTCAGGAATTGAATTGACCAGCGATTCTGACTTCCCTATGATCCGGGAAGGTTGGGAAGAGGCGCCCGGCCAGACGTAAAAATCGGGTATCGCTACTGAGCCGGATTCTTTTAAGCGGCGCAAGCGCATGCAAATGCGCTTGGACGATCGCTTTCTGTGACACAGTGCTTCTGTGACACGGTGCCACTCTGCGGCGCACGTTGTGATGTCAACGCGCGGATGCTGAGCGGCGCGACACTTCCGTCCCGCATTTTTCTGGGGCGGCTATTCATCGCGATATATGTCTTTTTATTCGTCGATTTTTTTCTGCATGGCAATTCGTCATGCGATTACGGGCGGTCAATTCATGGCGTTTCAACGGTCGGCAGCGGACGAACAAGTGATTGCGAGATCACGCGGCGCTGCCCACCACATTTATCGGGACGAGCAATCATTTATGTCATCGAAACGGGAGCAGTGATCATGGCAGCTTTTCATTATCGAGCCAGAACGGTTTTTCTGGCGATCACGTTGGCAGTCACTTTGGTGGGATCGTTTGCGCAATGTGCAAGCGCCGTGCAACTGAACACAGGGGACATTGTCATTTCGGCCGACATCGGCCCGACATCGGGCGGAGAGGACTACGGCTTGATGCGCGTCGATCCGGTGACCGGCGATCGCACGATCATTTCCGACGCGACGCACGGCAGCGGGCCAGCGTTTGATTTTAGTACTCTCGGAATATCGTCGGTTTCGCGCATGGCCGGCGGGCAATTGCTCGTTGCAGCCGGGAATGGGTTGTTCTCGGTCGATCCGGCGACCGGGGACCGCACCATGATCAACGCTCGCCCCACGGCCGGCGCCATTCAGGTCGGCAATCAGATTTATGCCGTTGATGGGGAGAACCTGTTTCGCGTCGATCCGACGACCGGCAACTCGACGAATCTTGGTCTCGACTACGACGCAACCTATTCTTTGGCCTTTGCCAACGGGGAGCTGTACACACCGATCCGAGGCGGCGTGATCAGCTATTCACTTTCCGGAGATTACCTCGCGAGTTTTCCGTCGTTCGAATTTACGGGCGCGATGACCGCCACGTCCGATGGAAATCTGATCATGGGAAGTGCGTCGCTGATCTTGAACGGGGGTACGGCGTCCGTCGTCAGTTTGAATCCCAATATCCCCGACCCGACCTATTCTGATGTTCATGGGCTTCCTGCTGGAGTGACTTCAATTAACACCGTTACGGGACTCGGCGTGTCGCCGAGCGGTGCGGTTTGGGTTGCAAACATCCTTTACACCCAAAAACGCACCGGAGAGGTGCTCGGTATCGATCCGACGACCGGCGTAGTAACAACCCTTTCCGACGCCACGCACGGCGCAGGGCCAACGTTCGTCCAGCCGTATGGCCTGACGGTCGTGCCCGAGCCGGGATCTTTTATCCTCGCGCTTGTCGCTGGCGTGTCGCTGATTGCGCTGCGCCGGAAGAGATGGCGACCGGAACCAAAACTACCAACCATTCGTCATTCAAATTCTCATTTCTTCTTCGAGGCAGAGCAGGAATCATGGCAAGTTTTCATTGTCAGCTTGTGCGGATTCTTTTCGGAACGACGTTCGTCATCGTCTTGGCGTGCTTGCTCGTGCGATGCGCCAGCGCCGTCCAATTGAACGCCGGTGACATCGTCATCTCGGCTGACATCGGTCCGACATCGGGGGGCGAGGATTACGGCTTGATGCGCGTCGACCCCGCTACTGGCGATCGGACGATCATTTCCGATGCCACGCATGGTAGTGGGCCGCAGTTCGATTTCAGTGAGGCTCCGACCGGCGGACCACCCTCGGGCGTCTCACGCATGGCGGGCGGACAACTGCTCGTTTCGGCGACGAACGGACTGTTCTCGGTCGACCCGGCGACAGGCGACCGCACGCAGATCACTTCGCGCCCGGCGGCCGATGCCATTCAGGTCGGTAATCAGATCTATGCGGTCGATGGGTCCGAGCTGTTCCGCGTCGATCCCACCACAGGTAACGCGACAAACCTGGCCAGCTTAGGTGGCAACGCTGGTGCCCTGCTCTATACCGATGGTTTGCTGTTTACGTCCGGCCCGGGCAGCTTTGAAAGCTATTCGCTAACCGGAAACTTCGTCGGCAGCTATCTTTCGACGACCGTGGTTTACTCGATGGCGGCCACCTCAGACGGCAACATATTGTTTGGCACCCCATCCGCCAGTATTGCTGGGACGGCCGTCGGTAGCTTCAACCCGAACGTCCCTGATCCCTTCGACTACCATTCGATCTCATCTGGTACAGGAGCACCCATCGGGGCGGTGCCAGGGCTCGGCGTCGCGCCCAGCGGCATCGTGTGGGCCGCGAACGTTCTCTTTACCACGAGGGCTACCGGCAACGTGCTCGATATCGATCCCACGACCGGCAATCGATCGATCCTCTCCGACGCCACGCACGGCGCCGGGCCGACGTTCGTCGCGCCGTACGGCCTGACGGTCGTGCCCGAGCCGGGATCGTTCGTACTCGCGGCCGTCGGTGGCTTTGTGCTACTCGCATTGCGCCGAAGGAAATAGCGAACGCCGTCGCGTCGTCGGGTATCGGGTGCCTCAAACGCCGATTTGATATGATTCCCGCTGATCTGGATTAGTAATCCCAAGCGTCGTCCGGACCTTGGCATCGTCAACCGCGCCTGACCGTCACTCGTTGACCCTTCGTGTCTGACGATTGATACTAGTGGTCGAACTCCGACGGTTCCTTCGACGTCATTCCTGTGAGACGGTCCATGTTCCTTAATTCCGTCGTCGGTCGTTTTGGCCGACATTGGCTAAGCGGACTTTCTATTCCGATCATCGTCTGTATCGGCGCAATCATCTCGATAGCCGGTATTTCGCAGGCCAATTCGGCGGAGCCTGCGCGTCGACCGAATATCGTGTTGATTCTGGCCGACGACCTCGGTTGGTCGGACCTGGGATGCTATGGCTCAGAGATCGCGACGCCGAATATCGATCGGCTGGCCGCGAATGGAACGCGCTTCACGCAGTTTTACAACGCGGCCCGTTGTTGCCCGACCCGGGCGGCGCTGCTGACCGGCCTTTATCCGCACGTCGCCGGCGTGGGGCACATGCTGCAAGACTGGCACCCGCCCAGCTACACGCACAGCATTCTTCCCCAGACCGTGACCGTCGCACAATTGCTGCATGCCGCCGGTTATCGCACGTACCACGTCGGCAAATGGCACGTCGGCGGCGCGGACAATGGCAACCGGCCGAATCATCCAATGAACCGCGGCTTCGACCATGCTTACGGCACCGGGGGCGGCGGCGGCTACTTTGATCCGAATCCCTTGTACATGGATCGCGAGTACATCAAGGCGGGCGAGAACTACTACGTCACGGACGCGTTTTCTGATAACGCTGTGAAGTTTCTCGACGATCATGGCCGCGACAACAAAGACGATCCGTTCTTTTTGCACCTCTGCTACACGGCGCCTCACTTTCCGCTGCACGCCAAGCCTGAGGATATTGCCAAGTATCGCGGCCATTACCGCGGCGGCTGGGACCGCTTGCGCGAGCAGCGTTTTGCGCGGCAAAAGGAGATAGGGCTCCTCTCGCCCGAGACAAAACTGTCGCGGCGCGATCCCGTCGCGAAGGCCTGGGACGATCTATCCGAAGCCGATCGCGACGAATGGGATCTGCGGATGGCTGTCTACGCCGCTATGATCGATTGCATGGACCAGGGCGTGGGGCGCGTCATGCAGGCGGTCGATCGACTCGGCGCGCGCGAGAACACGCTCGTGCTGTTCATGTCCGACAATGGCGCCAGTGCCGAGGCGCTCAACTCGTGGCCGAATGCCGGCCGAGGCCACAATCCGGGCACGCCGGTCGGTGCGCCCGGCTCGCATCGCTGCCTCGAGATCGGTTGGGCCAGCGCCGCGAATACTCCTTTCCGCATGCACAAGATGTGGGATCACGAAGGGGGCATTTCGACGCCGCTCGTGGCATGCTGGCCGGCAGGCATAGCCGCGCGCGGCACGCTGACCAGCGAGGTCGGCCACGTGATTGACCTGATGCCCACACTGTTGGAAGTGGCTGGCACGAGCTATCCCGAACAATTCGGCGACCACAAACCGCCGCCCCTTTCAGGGCAGAGTCTGGCCAAGGCTTTGGCGGGCGAAGAGGCCGCTCCTCGCACGCTGGCCTGGGAGCACGAGGGAAACCGCGCGATCCGCGTCGGCGACTGGAAGCTGGTGGCCGAGTTCCGCGGTCCGTGGGAGCTGTACAATCTGGTCGACGATCGGTCCGAGACGAACAATCGCGCTGCGACCGAGCCCGAACGGGTCAAAGAACTGACCGCGGCCTGGCAAGCGTGGGCCGACCAGGTAGGAGTCGTGCCGTGGGAAGAATTGCCCGGCGCGAACTACAAACCCTCGCCCGGCTACAGCCGCAAGAGCGAATATGTGGCGCCGTAAGTCGCAGTAGTTCCTGACAAACAACGGCACGCTTATTCGCCTGCAAGCGTTGCCATAGAGCCAACACACTAGCCCGAAGCGCAGCAAGGTTTTTTTGTTGGCTGTGGAGAAGCACGGCACCGCGCGGGCGCGGTTCGCGCCAATACCTGTGACATGCATCGCGTTGCGGATGCACACCGGCCGGGTTATGCTTCGCCGAGCTAAGCGCGCCGTCGTTTGGACAGTCTCGCTTTTGTGATCTTTGCACCTGATTCGATCATCGCACTCGGACGAGGACTCCCCTGATGCATCGCCCGCTTTGTTTCGTATTGCTATTTGCTTGTTGTGGCCTGCTTCCGCTAACGTGTGCTGCCGAAGAACCGGTTACGAAAGCCACGATCGACGGCGTCGGGCCCGGCTGGCGCGAGCTGGGCGAGGCGGATTTTGTCAACGTGAATTGCAACGCCGACACCTGGACCTGGAAGGACGGCGTCGCGCACTGCACGGGACAGCCGGTCGGTGTCATCCGCACGCAAAAGACGGTCACGAATTTCGAACTGGTCGCCCAGTGGCGGCATCTGAAGTCGGCCGGAAATTCCGGGATTTTCGTGTGGACCATTCCCGCCTCGCTCGAGAACCTGAAGCCGGGCAGCCTGCCGCAGGGAATCGAAGTGCAAGTGCTGGATCACGGCTACAAAACGCAGTACGAAGCGCAAAACAAGAAGAAAGCCGACTGGTTCACAACCAACGGCGACGTGTTTCGCGTCGGCCAGGCCAAGCTCACGCCGTTTCCGCCGATCTCACCTGACGGATCGCGCAGCTTTCCCCGCAAGGAGCTGAGCAAGGGAATCAACGAATGGAATCACTACTACGTCCGCGCGATCAACGGCGAAGTGCGCCTGTGGGTCAACGGCGAAGAAGTATCCGGCGGCTCGGGTGCCGACCCGCGCACAGGCTACCTCTGTCTTGAATCAGAAGGCTCCCCCGTCGAATTCCGAAACCTGCGCATCCGCGAGTTGCCGTAACGGGAAAGTTGCCATTAGTTAGTTGCCAGAAGTCAGTAGTCAGTAAATTCTCGCGTACCGCTCGCGTTT from Pirellulales bacterium includes:
- a CDS encoding arylsulfatase, producing MFLNSVVGRFGRHWLSGLSIPIIVCIGAIISIAGISQANSAEPARRPNIVLILADDLGWSDLGCYGSEIATPNIDRLAANGTRFTQFYNAARCCPTRAALLTGLYPHVAGVGHMLQDWHPPSYTHSILPQTVTVAQLLHAAGYRTYHVGKWHVGGADNGNRPNHPMNRGFDHAYGTGGGGGYFDPNPLYMDREYIKAGENYYVTDAFSDNAVKFLDDHGRDNKDDPFFLHLCYTAPHFPLHAKPEDIAKYRGHYRGGWDRLREQRFARQKEIGLLSPETKLSRRDPVAKAWDDLSEADRDEWDLRMAVYAAMIDCMDQGVGRVMQAVDRLGARENTLVLFMSDNGASAEALNSWPNAGRGHNPGTPVGAPGSHRCLEIGWASAANTPFRMHKMWDHEGGISTPLVACWPAGIAARGTLTSEVGHVIDLMPTLLEVAGTSYPEQFGDHKPPPLSGQSLAKALAGEEAAPRTLAWEHEGNRAIRVGDWKLVAEFRGPWELYNLVDDRSETNNRAATEPERVKELTAAWQAWADQVGVVPWEELPGANYKPSPGYSRKSEYVAP
- a CDS encoding PEP-CTERM sorting domain-containing protein; this translates as MRCASAVQLNAGDIVISADIGPTSGGEDYGLMRVDPATGDRTIISDATHGSGPQFDFSEAPTGGPPSGVSRMAGGQLLVSATNGLFSVDPATGDRTQITSRPAADAIQVGNQIYAVDGSELFRVDPTTGNATNLASLGGNAGALLYTDGLLFTSGPGSFESYSLTGNFVGSYLSTTVVYSMAATSDGNILFGTPSASIAGTAVGSFNPNVPDPFDYHSISSGTGAPIGAVPGLGVAPSGIVWAANVLFTTRATGNVLDIDPTTGNRSILSDATHGAGPTFVAPYGLTVVPEPGSFVLAAVGGFVLLALRRRK
- a CDS encoding DUF1080 domain-containing protein — its product is MHRPLCFVLLFACCGLLPLTCAAEEPVTKATIDGVGPGWRELGEADFVNVNCNADTWTWKDGVAHCTGQPVGVIRTQKTVTNFELVAQWRHLKSAGNSGIFVWTIPASLENLKPGSLPQGIEVQVLDHGYKTQYEAQNKKKADWFTTNGDVFRVGQAKLTPFPPISPDGSRSFPRKELSKGINEWNHYYVRAINGEVRLWVNGEEVSGGSGADPRTGYLCLESEGSPVEFRNLRIRELP